A genome region from Tolypothrix sp. PCC 7712 includes the following:
- a CDS encoding D-alanyl-D-alanine carboxypeptidase family protein yields MQPLLRKSALYIITFALTFILAASNGIVHHQTVINTAQFNSCLTSISTPCITPDPTTSETPITPFTPDPQLNEQQRFLTTIAIKLPTIPQPGTFEYILLRKYGAPFINQKAETKLPPKVLFANEQETKEFQSTLEMVKVNGTKDCYLQQSAGLAFNKARTLQNIPLKSGYGSGDCTRTFTTNLRFWNKYANSRILDKVRQGKETAILGVVAPPGSSQHLWGLAIDLRVSHPKQRQALNQNGWFQTVENDIPHWTYLGLTEAELPVFGFKKQVVRGITYWITPI; encoded by the coding sequence ATGCAACCACTATTACGAAAATCAGCCTTATATATAATTACTTTCGCTTTGACTTTTATTTTAGCCGCCAGTAATGGAATTGTGCATCACCAAACAGTGATTAATACTGCACAGTTTAACAGTTGCTTAACTAGTATTTCCACACCATGTATTACACCAGACCCCACAACCTCAGAAACTCCCATTACGCCATTTACGCCTGATCCTCAACTAAACGAGCAACAGCGTTTTTTAACTACAATTGCCATTAAATTACCGACAATTCCCCAACCTGGAACTTTTGAATATATATTGCTGCGTAAATATGGTGCGCCATTTATTAATCAAAAAGCAGAAACCAAATTACCGCCAAAGGTTCTATTTGCCAATGAGCAAGAAACCAAAGAATTTCAATCTACTTTAGAAATGGTGAAAGTTAATGGTACTAAGGATTGTTATTTACAGCAATCAGCCGGATTAGCTTTTAATAAAGCACGAACGTTACAAAATATTCCCCTCAAATCAGGTTATGGTAGCGGTGATTGTACTCGCACTTTTACCACCAATTTAAGATTTTGGAACAAATATGCTAACAGTAGAATTTTAGATAAAGTCCGCCAAGGTAAAGAAACCGCTATCTTGGGAGTAGTTGCACCGCCAGGATCATCACAACATCTGTGGGGATTAGCTATAGATTTACGTGTTTCTCATCCCAAGCAAAGACAAGCTTTAAATCAAAATGGCTGGTTCCAAACCGTAGAAAATGATATTCCTCATTGGACTTATTTAGGTTTAACTGAAGCTGAATTACCTGTGTTTGGATTTAAAAAACAAGTCGTGAGGGGAATTACCTATTGGATTACGCCGATTTAA
- a CDS encoding type II toxin-antitoxin system HicB family antitoxin translates to MRYKVKLNKTHIGYAIWCPALPGCWTLGETEEEALENIKHAIKAYLETMDEVNQNAELRYVEVR, encoded by the coding sequence ATGCGTTATAAAGTAAAGTTAAATAAAACTCATATAGGATATGCTATTTGGTGTCCTGCGTTACCAGGATGCTGGACTTTGGGAGAAACTGAAGAAGAGGCTTTAGAAAATATCAAACATGCAATTAAAGCCTATCTAGAAACTATGGATGAAGTAAATCAAAATGCTGAATTACGTTATGTAGAAGTGAGATGA
- a CDS encoding alpha/beta fold hydrolase — protein MPVRQTLSQPDLQLSYLEWHQGEIPLLLLHGLGDHALVWSSLGDDLAADYHIVAPDMRGHGESSKPESLLDYSFESAIADLEVLMDHLGWSSAHVVSHSWTGKLAAIWARQHPERLRSMILVDPIFIWKMPNFFKLTFPLLYRVLPFLKSMGPFVSYEEAEKQAQQLSQYQGWTSLHQQVFQAGVEQKPDGSWGSKFTIAARDGIFEDVMRVPGLIEPVYLPTLFVQPQKGVNRQEWQLKPYKTYLKNLSLCQVPGNHWPFLTKPEEFNRTVEAFLKQQQ, from the coding sequence ATGCCTGTACGTCAAACCTTATCCCAGCCAGACTTACAACTGTCTTACTTAGAATGGCACCAAGGTGAAATACCCTTACTACTGTTACACGGCCTAGGTGACCATGCCCTTGTGTGGTCTAGCTTAGGGGATGATCTGGCAGCAGATTATCATATAGTTGCGCCAGATATGCGCGGTCATGGCGAAAGCAGCAAGCCGGAATCTCTATTAGATTACTCTTTTGAGAGTGCGATCGCGGATTTAGAAGTACTCATGGATCATTTAGGATGGTCTAGTGCCCATGTTGTTAGTCATTCGTGGACAGGTAAGTTAGCTGCAATTTGGGCGAGACAGCATCCAGAACGTCTACGCAGCATGATTCTGGTAGATCCGATTTTCATTTGGAAAATGCCCAACTTCTTCAAGTTGACATTTCCACTTTTGTACCGTGTGTTACCTTTTCTCAAAAGTATGGGCCCCTTCGTGAGTTATGAGGAAGCTGAAAAGCAAGCGCAGCAGTTAAGCCAGTATCAAGGCTGGACTTCCTTACATCAGCAGGTTTTTCAAGCCGGAGTTGAACAAAAACCCGATGGTAGTTGGGGTAGCAAATTTACTATAGCTGCCCGCGATGGCATTTTTGAAGATGTGATGCGCGTACCTGGGTTAATAGAACCTGTTTATCTCCCAACTCTGTTTGTGCAACCACAAAAAGGTGTCAACCGTCAAGAATGGCAACTTAAACCCTACAAAACCTATCTCAAAAACTTAAGTCTCTGCCAAGTTCCTGGTAATCATTGGCCATTCTTGACAAAACCAGAAGAATTTAACCGAACTGTGGAAGCTTTCTTAAAACAGCAGCAATGA
- a CDS encoding serine/threonine-protein kinase has translation MSLCINPACTQPHQSGPQEYRFCQNCGSQLDLLERYRVMRLICDNSGFSKVYEAYEKDTPKIIKVLQANLGADPKIVELFQQEVAVLGQLNHPGIPKVDGYFQYKTRDGLLLHCLVMEQINGINLEQWLKQHDNVPISQTQAIAWLKQLLEILVVLHGKQYLHRDIKPCNIMIRNSPENQTQEDGGDLFLIDFGTAKELAKSLTGVNAIMSSGYSAPEQLHGEAVPQSDFFALGRTFVFLLTGYHPLDMYDIQHNVLHWRNRANHISTLLLNLIDWLMSPEIEKRPANAQEILQRLEEIEKQINANSTVNLGHNVQIEQPYSPTSKTLLAKPRPHLLALIAALIASLGLLWVLALILGNLKLNFIPNYGQAPERKGKVDYFPYEEGRDSKGRAAEFNIAVLSVEYKWLLGSNFQIKYNDSIISLEVLKLNLEQEGIQRIMENPTEIISVGTASCEGDVATEQSRALERSKQIQLLAKKLFSGTVKNYRLLNLGQFQRSDCQVNQDLTAYQRSIIIIGVKQKSDGVILDEALRNRLEKKPFADFKLEDYSLGSPQKFKTIPNNL, from the coding sequence ATGAGCCTTTGTATTAATCCCGCTTGTACTCAACCTCATCAATCAGGCCCGCAGGAATATCGCTTTTGTCAAAATTGTGGTTCTCAGTTGGACTTGCTGGAACGCTATCGGGTAATGCGGCTGATATGCGATAACTCTGGCTTTAGTAAGGTTTATGAAGCATACGAAAAAGATACACCTAAAATCATTAAGGTACTACAAGCAAATCTTGGTGCTGACCCGAAGATAGTAGAATTATTTCAGCAAGAAGTAGCTGTATTGGGACAATTAAATCATCCTGGTATACCGAAGGTTGATGGCTACTTTCAATATAAAACCAGAGATGGTTTGCTGTTACATTGCTTGGTAATGGAACAAATTAACGGGATTAATTTAGAGCAATGGCTTAAACAGCATGATAATGTTCCTATATCTCAAACACAAGCTATAGCTTGGTTGAAACAGTTGCTAGAAATTTTAGTGGTATTACATGGTAAACAATACCTGCATCGAGATATTAAGCCATGTAATATTATGATTCGTAATTCTCCAGAGAACCAGACTCAGGAAGATGGCGGAGATTTATTTTTAATTGATTTTGGCACAGCTAAAGAATTAGCCAAGTCTTTAACTGGTGTAAATGCAATTATGTCATCTGGTTATAGCGCCCCAGAACAACTGCATGGTGAAGCTGTACCGCAATCAGATTTTTTTGCTTTAGGACGCACCTTTGTATTTTTATTGACGGGATACCATCCCTTAGATATGTATGATATTCAGCATAATGTTTTGCACTGGCGCAATCGTGCTAATCATATCTCAACATTACTGTTAAATTTAATTGATTGGTTGATGTCACCAGAGATAGAAAAGCGTCCCGCCAATGCCCAAGAGATTTTACAGCGTTTAGAGGAAATTGAAAAACAAATAAATGCAAATTCAACAGTAAATCTAGGGCATAACGTCCAAATTGAACAGCCATATTCACCAACTAGTAAAACTTTATTAGCTAAACCCAGACCGCATCTTTTGGCATTAATTGCTGCACTAATTGCTTCCTTGGGATTGCTGTGGGTGCTAGCTTTAATTCTAGGAAATTTAAAACTGAATTTTATTCCTAATTATGGACAAGCACCGGAACGAAAAGGGAAGGTAGATTATTTTCCTTATGAGGAAGGTAGGGATAGTAAAGGGAGAGCAGCAGAATTTAATATTGCAGTGTTATCAGTTGAATATAAGTGGTTGTTAGGCAGTAATTTTCAAATTAAATATAACGATAGTATTATTAGCCTAGAAGTTTTAAAGTTAAATTTAGAGCAAGAGGGTATACAGAGAATTATGGAAAATCCCACAGAGATAATCTCTGTAGGTACAGCTTCTTGCGAGGGTGATGTTGCCACTGAACAAAGTAGGGCTTTAGAACGTTCTAAACAAATCCAACTTTTAGCGAAAAAATTATTTAGCGGTACTGTTAAAAATTATCGCTTATTAAATTTGGGACAATTTCAGCGCAGTGATTGTCAGGTAAATCAAGATTTAACTGCATATCAAAGAAGTATTATTATTATTGGGGTAAAGCAGAAATCAGATGGTGTAATTCTGGATGAAGCTTTGAGGAATAGATTAGAGAAGAAGCCTTTTGCTGATTTTAAATTAGAAGATTATTCTTTAGGTTCGCCCCAGAAGTTTAAGACAATACCGAATAATTTATAG
- a CDS encoding ABC transporter permease, translated as MKLTPRTAKKYTSLITNRTFRRVGIFCLLIILWQVYVSVSQVPALLIPTPLSVLQVLIQDLLSQKLLQSTLSTLSILCTGMLAGVILGTGLAAFAKVSRFGQDLLVVLSSMFNPLPAIAILPLVIIWFGFTPLSIIVVTAHATTWPIALNTETGLSTINPTVLMVGKNLGLKGFRLVREIMLPAALPHILTGWKTAWAFGWRTVIAAELVFGTGGAAGGLGWHINYSRYFLQTDRVFAGLVVIASLGLAVNYLFHLIELRTVDKWGMKHS; from the coding sequence ATGAAATTGACACCTCGCACAGCCAAAAAATATACCTCTCTCATCACCAACCGCACCTTCAGACGTGTGGGAATTTTTTGCTTGCTGATTATACTTTGGCAAGTATATGTATCGGTTAGTCAAGTTCCCGCCTTACTGATTCCCACTCCCTTATCAGTATTACAAGTATTAATACAGGATTTGTTGAGTCAAAAATTACTGCAATCAACACTCAGTACCTTATCAATATTATGTACTGGGATGCTAGCGGGTGTAATTTTGGGTACAGGTTTAGCAGCTTTCGCCAAAGTTTCCCGCTTTGGTCAAGATTTACTCGTAGTGCTGAGTTCCATGTTCAACCCCTTACCTGCGATCGCAATTTTACCTCTAGTAATCATTTGGTTTGGGTTCACTCCCCTATCAATTATTGTCGTTACTGCCCATGCTACAACTTGGCCGATCGCTCTCAATACGGAAACAGGATTAAGCACCATTAATCCTACAGTCTTGATGGTGGGGAAAAACCTGGGACTCAAAGGGTTTCGATTGGTGCGAGAAATTATGCTCCCGGCTGCATTACCTCACATTTTAACGGGGTGGAAAACTGCTTGGGCCTTTGGCTGGCGCACTGTAATTGCGGCGGAGTTAGTCTTTGGTACAGGGGGAGCCGCTGGGGGTTTGGGATGGCATATTAACTATAGTCGTTATTTTCTGCAAACGGATCGTGTATTTGCTGGGTTAGTCGTAATTGCGAGTTTAGGTTTAGCTGTGAATTACCTTTTCCACTTAATTGAGTTGAGAACTGTGGATAAATGGGGAATGAAACACAGTTAA
- a CDS encoding ABC transporter ATP-binding protein, translating to MANLDSLIAAENVHISYNDSKQKFTAVQDVSFSVKSGEKFAIIGPSGCGKSTLLKAIAGFVPVTSGELLIAGKRITTPSPERMIVFQDFEQLLPWQTVLQNVVYALETTNKARGKTAIAEACRYLELVGVSAARDKYPHQLSGGMKQRVAIARALAVKPQVLLMDEPFAALDALTRTQLQYELNNIWHSTGVTLILITHSIEEAIFLGHQVAVMTPVPGTVKEIVDTSQIEDINSNQFTEIATYLRSLLTTDSYSPQEGMGKGTRRINNF from the coding sequence GTGGCAAATTTAGACTCGTTAATTGCAGCCGAAAATGTGCATATTAGCTACAACGATAGTAAGCAGAAATTTACAGCTGTACAAGATGTTAGCTTTAGTGTGAAATCAGGAGAAAAGTTTGCCATTATTGGCCCCTCTGGTTGTGGAAAGAGTACGCTGTTAAAAGCGATCGCAGGTTTTGTACCTGTCACTAGTGGCGAATTATTAATCGCAGGTAAGCGCATCACCACACCCAGTCCCGAGAGAATGATTGTTTTTCAAGACTTTGAACAGCTTTTACCTTGGCAAACTGTATTGCAAAATGTAGTTTATGCGTTGGAAACGACAAATAAAGCCAGAGGTAAAACCGCCATTGCTGAAGCTTGCAGATATCTGGAATTAGTGGGAGTTTCCGCAGCTAGGGATAAATATCCGCATCAACTCTCAGGTGGGATGAAACAACGAGTGGCGATCGCGCGCGCCTTGGCTGTTAAACCCCAAGTTTTGCTCATGGATGAACCATTTGCAGCACTCGATGCTTTAACCCGTACTCAACTGCAATATGAACTCAATAATATTTGGCACAGTACAGGGGTAACTTTGATTTTAATCACCCATTCCATAGAAGAAGCCATCTTCCTAGGACATCAAGTTGCAGTGATGACACCTGTACCCGGAACCGTGAAAGAAATTGTAGATACATCCCAAATAGAAGACATTAATAGCAATCAATTTACCGAAATTGCTACCTATTTACGCAGCTTACTCACAACTGATTCCTATTCGCCCCAGGAGGGGATGGGGAAGGGGACAAGGAGAATAAATAATTTTTGA
- a CDS encoding ABC transporter substrate-binding protein — MFVFVACTSANQTTSQTPATVTIAYQPGINYANLLIVKQQQTLEKQFPKTQFAWKELSNGAAIRDGIIANQIQVGASGIGAFLVGWDKGVGWKILTSLSHSEFWLVTKNNNIKSIKDFQPGMKIGLPSLDRIQAMVVRKLAQQELGNPTALDNNLQVIAHPLGLQSLLNGQIDAHFTSPPFQFQEVDQGGRVLIKSSDIFGKTSVASLFATEKFYNQYPEFNKALYNAIANATKLLNDKPDEAAKILSQIDGGKVSDAQYQKWLKNKAVAYGTEPKAFLKYAAFMQEIGMLNKQPKSIDELTLPTLKGAGGD, encoded by the coding sequence GTGTTTGTATTTGTAGCTTGTACCTCTGCTAATCAAACTACTTCACAAACACCAGCAACAGTCACCATTGCCTATCAACCGGGAATTAATTACGCTAACCTCCTAATTGTTAAGCAACAGCAAACTTTAGAAAAACAATTCCCTAAGACACAGTTTGCCTGGAAAGAATTATCGAATGGTGCAGCTATTAGGGATGGCATTATTGCTAATCAAATACAAGTTGGCGCTAGTGGTATTGGCGCTTTTCTTGTAGGGTGGGATAAAGGTGTAGGCTGGAAAATCTTAACTTCACTGAGCCATAGTGAGTTTTGGTTAGTCACCAAGAATAATAATATTAAAAGTATCAAAGATTTCCAACCCGGAATGAAAATTGGTTTACCATCTCTAGATAGAATACAAGCGATGGTGGTGCGAAAGCTGGCACAACAAGAATTAGGAAATCCTACAGCGCTAGATAACAACCTACAAGTAATTGCTCATCCTTTAGGATTACAATCTCTACTCAACGGTCAAATAGATGCTCATTTTACCTCACCACCTTTTCAATTTCAGGAAGTTGATCAAGGAGGTAGAGTGCTAATTAAAAGTTCAGATATATTTGGCAAGACTAGCGTTGCTAGCTTATTTGCTACGGAAAAATTCTACAATCAATACCCTGAGTTTAATAAGGCTTTGTATAATGCCATAGCCAACGCTACTAAACTTTTAAATGACAAGCCTGATGAAGCCGCAAAAATTCTCTCGCAGATAGATGGCGGTAAGGTATCAGATGCACAATATCAAAAATGGCTGAAGAATAAAGCAGTCGCCTACGGTACAGAGCCAAAAGCTTTTCTTAAATATGCCGCATTTATGCAGGAAATCGGGATGCTAAATAAGCAGCCAAAATCAATTGATGAATTAACTTTACCGACACTTAAAGGTGCTGGAGGAGATTAA